The following coding sequences are from one Oryzisolibacter sp. LB2S window:
- a CDS encoding 3-hydroxybutyrate dehydrogenase — protein MLKGKTALVTGSTSGIGLGIAQALARQGAHIVLNGFGDVDGPRAQVLAAGQAHGIRVEHHGADMSRPADIEDMHRFATDRFGRVDILVNNAGIQHVASVQDFPVERWDAIIAINLTSAFHTTRLALPGMLANNWGRIINVASVHGLVASAQKSAYVAAKHGIVGLTKVTALENATTGVTCNAICPGWVLTPLVQKQVDAKAAEHGLSNEDAKKLLLGEKEPSMQFTTPEELGELAVFFCSPAANNVRGVAWNMDGGWAAQ, from the coding sequence ATGCTGAAAGGCAAGACCGCCCTCGTCACCGGCTCCACCAGCGGCATCGGCCTGGGGATAGCCCAGGCCCTGGCCCGTCAGGGGGCCCATATCGTGCTCAACGGCTTTGGTGACGTGGACGGCCCGCGCGCCCAGGTACTGGCCGCGGGCCAGGCGCATGGCATACGTGTGGAGCACCACGGCGCCGACATGAGCCGCCCGGCCGACATCGAGGACATGCACCGCTTCGCCACCGACCGCTTCGGCCGGGTCGACATCCTGGTGAACAACGCCGGCATACAACATGTGGCCAGCGTGCAGGACTTTCCCGTCGAGCGCTGGGACGCCATCATCGCCATCAACCTCACGAGCGCCTTTCACACCACGCGCCTGGCGCTGCCGGGCATGCTGGCCAACAACTGGGGGCGCATCATCAATGTGGCCTCGGTGCACGGCCTGGTGGCCTCGGCGCAGAAGTCGGCCTATGTGGCGGCCAAGCATGGCATCGTCGGCCTGACCAAGGTCACGGCGCTGGAGAACGCCACGACGGGCGTGACCTGCAACGCCATCTGCCCGGGCTGGGTGCTCACGCCCCTGGTGCAAAAGCAGGTGGACGCCAAGGCCGCGGAGCACGGCCTGTCCAACGAGGACGCCAAGAAGCTGCTGCTCGGAGAGAAGGAGCCCTCCATGCAGTTCACCACGCCCGAGGAACTGGGCGAACTGGCCGTGTTCTTCTGCTCCCCGGCCGCGAACAACGTGCGCGGCGTGGCCTGGAACATGGATGGCGGCTGGGCCGCCCAGTAA
- a CDS encoding bifunctional (p)ppGpp synthetase/guanosine-3',5'-bis(diphosphate) 3'-pyrophosphohydrolase, producing MKSSVIGQSAPVTQANAAVPRLIAATAQAEPGQADALVRARAFAEPLLIGETLETGENTLAHADAVAAILEQLGSSETTQAAAYLVYTCPHLNKPEEVIGKAFGSNFAALAVETTKLMRVQMQAREAQVAGLQVDDAATQNENVRKMLLAFSRDLRVVMLRLASRLQTLRYYAATKRPVSPAIAREAQQVFAPLANRLGIWQMKWELEDLAFRFLEPDTYREVARLLDEKRVEREQYMEQLRLRIETELRAQGISADVTGRPKHIYSIVKKMRGKSLNFDQVFDIRALRVIVPSVKDCYAVLSWVHSQFTSIEAEFDDYIARPKPNGYQSLHTVVRDEAGRAIEIQIRTQAMHDHAEHGVAAHWAYKEAGTKGYAGVSAASEYDAKIAVLRQLLAWERDLVGAASRSSLFEDRIYVLTPDAAVVELPQGATPVDFAYAVHTNVGHRCRGARVDGVMVPLNTPLQNGQTVEITTVKEGRPSRDWLNPDLGYLVSNRAKAKVRAWFNAQATQVTVARGRELVEKLLQREGKTALKHDDLATQLGFKSADALFEMVGKDEFSLRSIETLLRPPEPVAPEPDLLVRKSRQSGGAHKGGVLVVGVDSLMTQLAKCCKPAPPDDIRGFVTRGKGVSVHRADCRNFREMVARNAERVIEVQWGAPQRRVPSAAVYPVDVAVEAADRQGLLRDISEVFAREKTNVIGVQTQSVKGTAWMTFTVEVSDAGRLNKVLALVATVQGVRSARRR from the coding sequence ATGAAAAGCAGCGTCATCGGGCAGTCCGCGCCCGTGACTCAGGCAAATGCTGCCGTGCCCCGGCTCATCGCCGCGACGGCGCAGGCCGAGCCGGGTCAGGCCGATGCCCTGGTGCGCGCCCGTGCCTTTGCCGAGCCACTGCTCATCGGCGAGACGCTGGAGACCGGCGAGAACACGCTGGCCCATGCCGACGCCGTGGCCGCCATCCTGGAGCAGCTCGGCAGCTCCGAGACCACGCAGGCGGCCGCCTATCTGGTCTACACCTGCCCGCATCTGAACAAGCCCGAGGAGGTCATCGGCAAGGCCTTCGGCAGCAACTTCGCGGCCCTGGCCGTGGAGACCACCAAGCTCATGCGCGTGCAGATGCAGGCGCGCGAGGCCCAGGTCGCCGGCCTGCAGGTGGACGACGCCGCCACGCAGAACGAGAACGTGCGCAAGATGCTGCTCGCCTTCTCGCGCGACCTGCGCGTGGTCATGCTGCGCCTGGCATCGCGCCTGCAGACGCTGCGCTACTACGCCGCGACCAAGCGCCCGGTGTCACCGGCGATCGCACGCGAGGCCCAGCAGGTGTTTGCGCCCCTGGCCAATCGGCTGGGCATCTGGCAGATGAAGTGGGAGCTCGAAGACCTGGCCTTTCGCTTCCTCGAGCCCGACACCTACCGCGAGGTCGCGCGCCTGCTCGATGAAAAGCGCGTCGAGCGCGAGCAGTACATGGAGCAGCTGCGCCTGCGCATCGAGACCGAGCTGCGCGCGCAGGGCATCAGCGCCGACGTCACGGGGCGTCCCAAGCACATCTACAGCATCGTCAAGAAGATGCGCGGCAAGTCGCTCAACTTCGACCAGGTGTTCGATATCCGCGCGCTGCGCGTCATCGTGCCCAGCGTGAAGGACTGCTACGCCGTGCTCAGCTGGGTGCACAGCCAGTTCACCTCCATCGAGGCTGAGTTCGACGACTACATCGCCCGCCCCAAGCCCAACGGCTACCAGTCGCTGCACACCGTCGTGCGCGACGAGGCCGGGCGGGCGATAGAGATCCAGATCCGCACCCAGGCCATGCATGACCATGCCGAGCATGGCGTGGCCGCGCACTGGGCCTACAAGGAGGCGGGCACCAAGGGCTATGCCGGCGTTTCCGCCGCGAGCGAGTACGACGCCAAGATTGCCGTGCTGCGCCAGCTGCTGGCCTGGGAGCGTGACCTCGTCGGCGCGGCCAGCCGCAGCAGCCTGTTCGAGGACCGCATCTACGTGCTCACCCCCGACGCCGCCGTGGTCGAGCTGCCGCAGGGCGCAACTCCGGTGGACTTCGCCTACGCCGTCCACACCAATGTTGGCCATCGCTGCCGGGGCGCACGTGTCGATGGCGTCATGGTGCCGTTGAACACACCGCTGCAGAACGGCCAGACCGTGGAGATCACCACCGTCAAGGAGGGGCGCCCCTCGCGCGACTGGCTCAACCCCGATCTGGGCTACCTCGTTAGCAACCGCGCCAAGGCCAAGGTCCGCGCCTGGTTCAATGCGCAGGCCACACAGGTGACCGTGGCACGCGGGCGCGAGCTGGTCGAGAAGCTGTTGCAGCGCGAGGGCAAGACGGCGCTCAAGCATGACGATCTGGCGACGCAGCTGGGCTTCAAGTCGGCGGATGCGCTGTTCGAGATGGTGGGCAAGGACGAGTTTTCGCTGCGATCCATCGAGACGCTGCTGCGCCCGCCCGAGCCCGTTGCGCCCGAGCCCGATCTGCTGGTGAGAAAGTCGCGCCAGTCCGGTGGCGCGCACAAGGGCGGCGTGCTCGTGGTCGGTGTCGACTCGCTCATGACGCAACTGGCCAAATGCTGCAAGCCCGCGCCACCCGACGACATCCGTGGCTTTGTCACGCGCGGCAAGGGCGTGAGCGTGCACCGCGCCGATTGCCGCAACTTCCGTGAGATGGTGGCCCGCAATGCCGAGCGTGTCATCGAAGTGCAGTGGGGGGCACCGCAGCGGCGGGTCCCGAGCGCGGCCGTCTATCCCGTCGATGTCGCCGTGGAGGCCGCAGACCGGCAAGGCCTGCTGCGCGACATCTCCGAGGTCTTCGCTCGCGAGAAGACCAATGTCATCGGCGTCCAGACCCAGTCGGTCAAGGGAACGGCCTGGATGACCTTCACCGTCGAGGTGTCGGATGCGGGGCGGCTCAACAAGGTGCTGGCACTGGTCGCCACCGTCCAGGGCGTGCGCTCCGCGCGCAGACGTTGA
- a CDS encoding FAD-dependent oxidoreductase produces MSAGTAPSFTPGRPIRMADVAQWDIETDVAIVGLGAAGSCAAIEARQAGADVQVFEVAAAPGGSAALSGGEVYVGGSGGTRIQQAHGFHDQTEDLIAYLMMAGGPGADAERVRVYAENAVAHFDWLEAQGVPFKGTYLPGKWIEPVSDDTLLWSGSEAAWPFSAQARPAPRGHTAQLEGWGGGGKMLMGTLCERAAAVGANIHCNSRALCLIVDDRRRVQGLVVRIDGTAKFVRARRGVVLCAGGFIVNRDMVARFAPAALACTNVVSGGNDDGSGIRMGMSVGGAAIHMDQFFTTLPYFPPNSLVKGIFVNQRGERFINEDAYHGRVAHYVLRQPGGKAWLLVDNEIFGRPLLQPDIEVAAAGDTWAEVEGELGLPAGSLVHTVEEFNRHAANGEDPMLHKSAEWLRPLTQPPFAALSYCAGDYQVHAFTMGGLHTRPGGEVLDADGQPIAGLYAAGRTACGLPRWGEGYSSGMSLGDSTFFGRQAGISAARNTD; encoded by the coding sequence ATGAGCGCAGGCACAGCACCCAGCTTCACCCCCGGCCGCCCCATCCGCATGGCAGACGTGGCGCAATGGGACATCGAGACCGATGTCGCCATCGTCGGCCTGGGCGCGGCAGGCAGCTGCGCGGCCATCGAGGCGCGCCAGGCCGGCGCCGACGTGCAGGTGTTCGAGGTGGCCGCGGCCCCGGGCGGCAGCGCCGCGCTCTCGGGCGGCGAGGTCTATGTCGGCGGCAGCGGCGGCACGCGCATCCAGCAGGCCCATGGCTTTCACGACCAGACCGAGGACCTGATCGCCTACCTGATGATGGCCGGCGGCCCCGGCGCCGACGCCGAGCGCGTGCGCGTCTATGCCGAGAACGCCGTCGCGCATTTCGACTGGCTCGAGGCCCAGGGCGTGCCCTTCAAGGGCACCTACCTGCCCGGCAAGTGGATCGAGCCCGTGAGCGACGACACCCTGCTGTGGTCGGGCAGCGAGGCGGCCTGGCCGTTCTCGGCCCAGGCCAGGCCCGCGCCACGCGGCCACACGGCCCAGCTCGAGGGCTGGGGCGGCGGCGGCAAGATGCTCATGGGCACGCTGTGCGAACGCGCCGCCGCCGTGGGCGCCAACATCCACTGCAACAGCCGCGCGCTGTGCCTCATCGTGGACGACCGGCGTCGCGTGCAAGGCCTGGTGGTGCGCATCGACGGCACAGCGAAGTTCGTGCGCGCGCGACGCGGCGTGGTGCTGTGCGCGGGTGGCTTCATCGTCAACCGCGACATGGTGGCGCGCTTTGCGCCGGCCGCGCTCGCCTGCACCAACGTGGTCAGCGGTGGCAACGACGATGGCTCGGGCATACGCATGGGCATGAGCGTGGGCGGTGCCGCCATCCACATGGACCAGTTCTTCACCACCCTGCCCTACTTCCCGCCCAACTCCCTGGTCAAGGGAATCTTCGTGAACCAGCGCGGCGAGCGCTTCATCAACGAGGACGCCTACCACGGCCGCGTGGCCCATTACGTGCTGCGTCAGCCCGGCGGCAAGGCCTGGCTGCTGGTGGACAACGAGATCTTCGGCCGCCCGCTGCTGCAGCCCGACATCGAGGTCGCCGCCGCGGGCGATACCTGGGCCGAGGTCGAGGGGGAGCTCGGCCTGCCCGCCGGCAGCCTGGTGCACACGGTGGAGGAGTTCAACCGCCACGCCGCGAACGGCGAGGACCCCATGCTGCACAAGAGCGCCGAGTGGCTGCGCCCGCTGACCCAGCCGCCGTTTGCCGCGCTGAGCTACTGCGCGGGCGACTACCAGGTGCACGCCTTCACCATGGGCGGCCTGCACACCCGCCCTGGTGGCGAGGTGCTGGACGCCGACGGCCAGCCCATTGCCGGCCTGTACGCCGCCGGGCGCACGGCCTGCGGCCTGCCGCGCTGGGGCGAGGGCTACAGCTCGGGCATGTCCCTGGGCGACTCCACCTTCTTCGGTCGCCAGGCCGGCATCAGCGCGGCGCGCAACACCGACTGA
- a CDS encoding ATP-binding protein, whose protein sequence is MSESHDVPPDATSPAPLETSARQAQRSRMGLNLFWRTFFLLALLLVGCILAWLQTLRALELEPRTLQSAQQIASMVNLSRAALVHSDAIARVSLIKTMADQEGMRILPREPKDTFDLLPPSPLGQRLTEELTRRLGPDTIVASSVNGENGLWVGFTINGDPNWLLMDRSRLVAPSVKTWLIWLITVGALSLAGAAIIARLINHPLKQLSHAANRVRDGDFAVSQLDEEAVTSEIREVNIGFNRMAQKLAKLEQDRAVMLAGISHDLRTPLARLRLETEMSVADEVAREHMVADIVQLDATIDKFLDYARPDNVTLNPVNLHGVVSSCVYAVQDHRELQVSVNVPEDLMVLADEVELARVISNLLENARRYGKNSDTGITTVDIAAKAREKWVLIKLRDHGPGAPPEQLANLTKPFFRSDSARTAAAGAGLGLSIVDKTVQRMGGIFALANSASGGLVAHIQLQRAGDLEDGQSPEQRLQRPQVKRHLPPTSRLPKRPV, encoded by the coding sequence ATGAGCGAATCCCACGACGTGCCTCCCGACGCCACCAGCCCCGCGCCGCTGGAGACATCGGCCCGACAGGCACAGCGCTCGCGCATGGGGCTGAACCTGTTCTGGCGCACCTTTTTCCTGCTCGCGCTGCTGCTCGTCGGCTGCATCCTCGCCTGGCTGCAGACCCTGCGCGCGCTGGAGCTCGAGCCGCGCACGCTGCAGTCGGCCCAGCAGATCGCATCCATGGTCAATCTGAGCCGGGCCGCGCTGGTCCACTCCGACGCCATCGCCCGCGTGTCGCTGATCAAGACCATGGCCGACCAGGAGGGCATGCGCATATTGCCGCGCGAGCCCAAGGACACCTTCGATCTGCTACCCCCCTCGCCCCTGGGCCAGCGCCTGACCGAGGAGCTCACCCGACGCCTGGGACCGGACACCATCGTGGCCAGCAGCGTCAATGGCGAAAACGGACTGTGGGTGGGCTTTACCATCAATGGCGACCCCAACTGGCTGCTCATGGACCGCTCGCGCCTGGTGGCCCCGAGCGTCAAGACCTGGCTCATCTGGCTCATCACGGTCGGTGCGCTGTCGCTGGCCGGCGCCGCCATCATTGCCCGGCTCATCAACCACCCGCTCAAGCAGCTCAGTCACGCGGCCAACCGCGTGCGGGATGGTGACTTCGCCGTCAGCCAGCTCGACGAGGAGGCTGTCACGAGCGAGATCCGCGAGGTCAACATCGGCTTCAATCGCATGGCGCAGAAACTCGCCAAGCTCGAGCAGGACCGCGCCGTGATGCTCGCCGGGATCTCGCACGACCTGCGCACGCCATTGGCTCGCCTGCGCCTGGAGACCGAAATGAGCGTCGCCGACGAGGTGGCGCGCGAGCACATGGTGGCCGACATCGTCCAGCTCGATGCCACGATCGACAAGTTCCTGGACTACGCGCGCCCCGACAACGTCACGCTCAACCCCGTCAACCTGCATGGCGTGGTCTCCTCCTGCGTGTACGCGGTGCAGGATCACCGCGAGCTGCAGGTCAGCGTCAACGTGCCCGAAGACCTGATGGTGCTGGCCGACGAGGTGGAGCTCGCGCGCGTGATCTCCAACCTGCTGGAGAACGCACGCCGCTACGGCAAGAACAGCGACACCGGCATCACCACGGTGGACATCGCCGCCAAGGCACGCGAGAAATGGGTGCTCATCAAGCTGCGCGACCATGGCCCGGGCGCGCCTCCGGAGCAGCTGGCCAACCTGACCAAGCCCTTCTTTCGCAGCGATTCGGCGCGCACCGCCGCGGCCGGCGCGGGTCTGGGCCTGTCCATCGTGGACAAGACCGTGCAGCGCATGGGGGGCATCTTCGCGCTGGCCAATTCGGCCTCGGGCGGTCTCGTTGCCCACATACAGCTGCAGCGCGCCGGTGACCTCGAGGATGGCCAGAGCCCCGAGCAGCGCCTGCAGCGCCCCCAGGTCAAGCGCCACCTGCCGCCGACCTCGCGCCTGCCCAAGCGGCCGGTGTAG
- the ybiB gene encoding DNA-binding protein YbiB produces the protein MGISHYIKEIGRGARGAKALDRAQAADLFGQVLDGRVSDLEVGAFCVAMRIKGETVDEMCGFLDAVQERIARFPACAEGRPLIVLPSYNGARKLPVLTPLLALLLAREGEAVLLHGMRTEARRVLASDVLEALDISMLTAPKPIAPGEVAQISTAALLPGLARLLAVREAIGLRTPAHSAVKLITPCAGPSLVVASYTHAEYFELLGATFAARGAHALLSRGLEGEVAADPRRQPRYDAYLAGAHRLLQDQGPGTLETVPGLPAEIDVASTADYTRRVLAGQAPVPEALAQQVRHIVRLSREIAGESA, from the coding sequence ATGGGCATCAGCCACTACATCAAGGAAATCGGCCGCGGCGCACGCGGCGCCAAGGCGCTCGATCGCGCCCAGGCGGCCGATCTGTTCGGACAGGTACTCGACGGCCGCGTGAGCGACCTGGAGGTCGGCGCCTTCTGCGTCGCCATGCGCATCAAGGGCGAGACCGTGGACGAGATGTGCGGCTTTCTGGACGCGGTGCAGGAGCGCATCGCCCGCTTCCCGGCCTGCGCTGAGGGCCGGCCGCTCATCGTGCTGCCCAGCTACAACGGCGCGCGCAAGCTGCCCGTGCTCACGCCGCTGCTGGCGCTGCTGCTCGCGCGCGAGGGCGAGGCCGTGCTGCTGCACGGCATGCGCACCGAGGCGCGCCGGGTTCTGGCATCCGATGTGCTTGAAGCGCTTGATATTTCTATGCTGACAGCTCCCAAACCAATAGCACCTGGCGAGGTGGCGCAGATCTCCACCGCCGCCCTGCTGCCGGGCCTGGCGCGCCTCCTGGCGGTGCGCGAGGCGATCGGCCTGCGCACGCCCGCGCACAGCGCCGTCAAGCTCATCACGCCCTGTGCGGGGCCGTCGCTGGTCGTGGCCAGCTACACCCACGCCGAATACTTCGAGCTGCTGGGCGCGACCTTTGCCGCGCGCGGCGCCCATGCGCTGCTCTCGCGCGGACTCGAGGGCGAGGTGGCCGCCGACCCACGCCGCCAGCCGCGCTACGACGCCTACCTGGCCGGCGCGCACCGGCTGCTGCAGGACCAGGGGCCGGGCACGCTCGAGACCGTGCCGGGCCTGCCCGCCGAGATCGACGTGGCAAGCACCGCCGACTACACGCGCCGCGTGCTCGCGGGCCAGGCCCCGGTGCCCGAGGCACTCGCGCAGCAGGTGCGCCACATCGTGCGGCTCTCGCGCGAGATTGCGGGAGAGAGCGCATGA
- the ompR gene encoding two-component system response regulator OmpR, translated as MASTTGNRTDKILVVDDDARIRDLLRRYLTQEGFEVMVAEDGKALNRILLRETVDLIVLDLMMPGEDGLSICRRLRAANDRTPIIMLTAKGEDVDRIVGLEVGADDYLGKPFNPRELLARIHAVLRRRPPQEAPGAPSGDNEVVTFGPFTFDMGTRALQKNGEELPLTTGEFAMLKALVRHPRQPLSREKLALLARGREFEPFDRSLDVQISRLRKLVEVDAAAPRYIQTVWGVGYVFVPDGTN; from the coding sequence ATGGCTTCTACGACAGGCAACCGCACCGACAAGATCCTCGTGGTGGACGACGATGCACGCATCCGCGACCTGCTGCGCCGCTACCTCACGCAGGAAGGCTTCGAGGTCATGGTGGCCGAAGACGGCAAGGCGCTCAACCGCATCCTGTTGCGCGAAACCGTGGACCTGATCGTCCTCGACCTCATGATGCCCGGCGAGGATGGCTTGTCCATCTGCAGGCGCCTGCGCGCGGCCAACGACCGCACGCCCATCATCATGCTCACCGCCAAGGGCGAGGACGTGGACCGCATCGTCGGCCTGGAGGTGGGCGCCGACGACTACCTCGGCAAGCCCTTCAACCCGCGCGAACTGCTCGCGCGCATCCACGCCGTGCTGCGCCGCCGCCCACCGCAGGAGGCCCCGGGCGCCCCTTCGGGCGACAACGAGGTCGTCACCTTCGGCCCCTTCACCTTCGACATGGGCACACGCGCATTGCAGAAGAACGGCGAGGAACTGCCCCTGACCACGGGCGAGTTCGCCATGCTCAAGGCCCTGGTGCGCCACCCGCGCCAGCCGCTGTCGCGCGAAAAGCTCGCCCTGCTGGCGCGCGGCCGAGAGTTCGAGCCCTTCGACCGCAGCCTGGACGTGCAGATCTCGCGCCTGCGCAAGCTCGTGGAGGTCGATGCCGCAGCGCCACGCTACATCCAGACCGTCTGGGGCGTGGGCTATGTGTTTGTGCCCGACGGCACCAACTGA
- the cobA gene encoding uroporphyrinogen-III C-methyltransferase, producing MTPSQTTGRCTLVGAGPGDPELLTLKALKAIEAATVLLVDDLVSDAILALAPPGARVVYVGKRGGCRSTAQADIEALMVEAVRAGETVVRLKGGDPFIFGRGGEEVQHLRAIGIEPQVVNGITAGLAGITALGAPLTHRRHAQGVIFITGHNQPASDATDWPLLGATARDARLTLVIYMGIASCAHIQQGLLAALPAHTPAAVIQHASLPHQRHAVTTLGALQETIEREGLASPSVIVIGDVVRGVTAVAQGATA from the coding sequence ATGACGCCCAGCCAGACCACCGGCCGCTGCACGCTCGTGGGCGCGGGCCCCGGCGACCCGGAGCTGCTCACGCTCAAGGCGCTCAAGGCCATCGAGGCGGCCACCGTGCTGCTGGTCGACGACCTGGTCAGCGACGCCATCCTGGCCCTGGCGCCGCCCGGCGCGCGCGTGGTCTACGTGGGCAAGCGCGGCGGCTGCAGGAGCACGGCCCAGGCGGACATCGAGGCCCTGATGGTCGAGGCCGTGCGCGCGGGCGAGACCGTGGTGCGCCTCAAGGGCGGCGACCCGTTCATCTTCGGCCGTGGCGGCGAGGAGGTGCAGCACCTGCGCGCCATTGGCATAGAGCCCCAGGTGGTCAACGGCATCACCGCGGGCCTGGCCGGCATCACGGCCCTGGGTGCGCCGCTCACGCACCGCCGCCATGCCCAGGGCGTGATCTTCATCACCGGCCACAACCAGCCGGCCAGCGACGCCACCGACTGGCCGCTGCTGGGCGCCACGGCACGCGACGCGCGCCTGACCCTCGTGATCTACATGGGCATCGCCAGCTGCGCGCACATCCAGCAGGGGCTGCTTGCCGCCCTGCCCGCCCACACGCCCGCGGCCGTGATCCAGCACGCCAGCCTGCCGCACCAGCGCCATGCGGTGACCACGCTGGGCGCGCTGCAGGAGACCATCGAGCGCGAGGGGCTCGCCAGCCCCTCGGTGATCGTGATCGGCGACGTGGTGCGCGGCGTCACCGCGGTCGCGCAGGGGGCTACGGCATAG
- a CDS encoding alpha/beta hydrolase, with amino-acid sequence MIEPTLKYVPCPGPAAADGAAEQGHRMAYWEWNATGDLAHPHVIVCVHGLTRQGRDFDTLARHLSRHARVICPDVAGRGDSDWLADPMAYQVPVYAADMLALLQHLHGQAPIGTLDWVGTSMGGLIGMGVCGVPDLPLPAPVRRLVLNDVGPRIEWSALQRIGQYLGQPLHFDSLQQAADALWAVSSSFGPHTAAQWLELSRHMVRPVPQGGFRLHYDPAIAVAFKGLTQEAASAGEQQLWQMYDRITAQVLLLRGAQSDLLSPQTAQEMVARGPRARLVEFAGVGHAPTLISDDQLQAVAGFLLERSGEASA; translated from the coding sequence ATGATTGAACCTACGCTGAAATACGTACCGTGCCCAGGTCCCGCAGCCGCAGACGGCGCCGCCGAGCAAGGCCACCGCATGGCCTACTGGGAATGGAATGCCACGGGCGATCTGGCCCATCCCCATGTCATCGTCTGCGTGCACGGCCTCACGCGCCAGGGGCGCGACTTTGATACCCTGGCGCGTCACCTGAGCCGCCATGCGCGCGTGATCTGCCCCGACGTGGCCGGCCGCGGCGACAGCGACTGGCTGGCCGATCCCATGGCCTACCAGGTGCCGGTGTATGCGGCCGACATGCTGGCGCTGCTGCAGCACCTGCATGGGCAGGCGCCCATAGGCACGCTCGATTGGGTGGGAACGAGCATGGGCGGCCTCATCGGCATGGGTGTGTGTGGCGTCCCCGATCTGCCGCTGCCCGCGCCCGTGCGGCGCCTGGTGCTCAACGACGTGGGCCCGCGCATCGAATGGTCGGCACTGCAGCGCATCGGCCAGTACCTGGGGCAGCCGCTGCACTTCGACTCCTTGCAGCAGGCCGCAGATGCGCTGTGGGCCGTCTCCAGCAGCTTTGGGCCGCACACGGCGGCGCAGTGGCTGGAACTGTCGCGCCACATGGTGCGCCCCGTGCCGCAAGGCGGGTTCCGGCTGCACTATGACCCGGCCATCGCCGTGGCGTTCAAGGGCCTGACCCAGGAGGCTGCGAGCGCCGGCGAGCAGCAGCTGTGGCAGATGTATGACCGCATCACGGCGCAGGTATTGCTGCTGCGCGGTGCGCAGTCCGATCTGCTGTCGCCGCAGACCGCGCAGGAGATGGTGGCGCGCGGGCCGCGTGCGCGCCTGGTGGAGTTTGCCGGCGTCGGTCACGCCCCCACGCTGATCAGCGACGACCAGCTGCAGGCGGTGGCGGGCTTTCTTCTTGAACGATCGGGGGAGGCCAGCGCATGA
- a CDS encoding SIMPL domain-containing protein (The SIMPL domain is named for its presence in mouse protein SIMPL (signalling molecule that associates with mouse pelle-like kinase). Bacterial member BP26, from Brucella, was shown to assemble into a channel-like structure, while YggE from E. coli has been associated with resistance to oxidative stress.) has protein sequence MTNLMKMVAACALLTGVSGGFAQTLLTSPPQDVLQLSASASVDVPQDLLVLTLATTKEGGDAAAVQTQLKQALDAALGVARVAAQPQQMDVRTGAFGMYPRHGKDGRISGWQGRAELVLQGRDFARITATAGKVQTMAISHIAFDLSREARAKVEGDAQGKAIEAFRQRATDLARGFGFAGYTLREVSVHSNESAPGPRPRMLAMEAKSAAMSADAAVPVEAGKAQVTVTISGSVQLR, from the coding sequence ATGACCAACTTGATGAAAATGGTAGCTGCTTGCGCTTTGTTGACGGGCGTTTCAGGCGGTTTTGCTCAGACCCTGTTGACCTCGCCCCCGCAGGATGTGCTGCAGCTGTCGGCGTCCGCGTCGGTGGACGTGCCGCAGGATCTGCTGGTATTGACATTGGCGACGACCAAGGAGGGGGGCGATGCGGCGGCCGTGCAGACCCAGCTCAAGCAGGCCCTCGATGCGGCGCTCGGCGTCGCGCGGGTCGCAGCCCAGCCCCAGCAGATGGATGTGCGCACGGGGGCCTTCGGCATGTACCCGCGCCATGGCAAGGATGGCCGCATCAGCGGCTGGCAGGGGCGTGCGGAGCTGGTGCTCCAGGGGCGGGACTTTGCGCGCATCACCGCCACGGCGGGCAAGGTGCAGACCATGGCCATCAGCCACATCGCCTTCGACCTGTCACGCGAGGCGCGCGCCAAGGTCGAGGGCGATGCGCAGGGCAAGGCCATCGAGGCCTTCCGGCAGCGTGCCACCGACCTGGCGCGCGGTTTTGGCTTTGCGGGCTACACCTTGCGCGAGGTGTCGGTGCACAGCAACGAGTCTGCCCCCGGACCGCGTCCGCGCATGCTGGCCATGGAGGCCAAGAGCGCGGCCATGTCGGCCGATGCCGCCGTGCCCGTCGAGGCCGGCAAGGCCCAGGTGACGGTGACCATCTCGGGCTCGGTCCAGCTGCGGTAG